Proteins co-encoded in one Neodiprion lecontei isolate iyNeoLeco1 chromosome 3, iyNeoLeco1.1, whole genome shotgun sequence genomic window:
- the LOC107220475 gene encoding RUN and FYVE domain-containing protein 1 isoform X6 codes for MLDSDHMPLQHFFIVLEHVLRHGLRPKKGLLGPKKELWDILQLVEKYCPEAQDITSSIRDLPTVRTAMGRARAWLRMALMQKKLADYLKVLIDHKDDILSEYFEPDALMMSDEAIVVMGLLVGLNVIDCNFCVKEEDLDCQQGVIDFSLYLRSSNHIPGESPDDELENDNMTTVLDQKNYIEELNRHLNATVTNLQTKVESLTTTNALMKEDLAIAKNNILSLHDENRQLKKELGIEVKDPNENGKAPVKITETTSEIEELRSRLEVEKKQRLEAERELELQVSMKSEMEVAMKLLEKDIHEKQDTIISLRRQLDDIKSINLEMYKKLQECEGSLKHKTELISKLEAKTHSMTDTIQKMDEKCKVLEGIRSGAEERARVVGAEAAQREAWASGVEGELRIEREWRTALQETSVKDREKISQLHQELDQLKEVAEKFLALQEEHYALKEICTEQERTLEELGGQLSSAKLAAVELREAADSVQQSQQNGAASWANDRLVTQCKRCNRDFNIARRKHHCRNCGAIFCNSCSDNTIALPNSTKPVRVCDECHVFLVGRYSVMP; via the exons ATGCTGGACTCGGATCATATGCCTTTGCAgcattttttcatcgtccTCGAACACGTCCTTAGACACGGATTACGGCCTAAGAAG GGACTCCTTGGCCCGAAAAAAGAACTCTGGGACATTCTTCAACTTGTGGAAAAATACTGTCCCGAAGCACAAGATATCACCTCAAGTATCCGCGACCTACCGACCGTCAG GACAGCGATGGGCCGAGCACGAGCTTGGCTGAGGATGGCGCTGATGCAAAAAAAACTTGCGGATTACCTAAAAGTGCTAATCGATCACAAGGACGACATTCTATCTGAATACTTTGAACCGGACGCACTAATGATGAGCGACGAAGCCATTGTTGTAATGGGTTTGCTGGTTGGCCTCAATGTTATAGACTGCAACTTCTGTGTCAAG GAAGAAGACCTGGACTGCCAGCAGGGTGTAATCGACTTCTCCCTTTACCTCAGAAGCAGCAATCACATTCCAGGCGAATCACCGGACGACGAACTGGAGAACGACAATATGACCACTGTTCTAGACCAAAAGAATTACATCGAGGAGCTCAACAGGCATCTAAA TGCGACTGTAACGAATCTACAAACAAAGGTCGAATCTCTCACCACGACGAATGCCCTCATGAAGGAAGATCTGGCAATTGCGAAAAACAATATTCTCTCACTCCATGACGAGAACAGGCAACTGAAAAAAGAACTGGGCATCGAAGTCAAGGATCCAAACGAG AACGGAAAAGCACCCGTCAAAATCACAGAGACTACGTCAGAGATAGAGGAGTTGAGAAGTAGGCtagaagtggaaaaaaagcAAAGACTTGAGGCTGAAAGGGAGCTGGAATTACAG GTCAGCATGAAGTCGGAAATGGAGGTTGCCATGAAATTGTTGGAAAAAGATATCCACGAGAAACAAGACACTATAATATCTCTGAGAAGGCAGCTGGATGACATCAAATCGATCAATTTGGAGATGTACAAAAAGCTGCAG GAGTGTGAGGGCTCGCTTAAGCATAAGACAGAACTGATCAGTAAGCTGGAAGCAAAGACACATTCCATGACTGACACCATTCAGAAAATGGATGAGAA ATGCAAGGTGCTGGAGGGCATCCGTTCCGGTGCCGAGGAGCGGGCTCGAGTCGTCGGGGCGGAAGCGGCTCAACGTGAGGCTTGGGCAAGCGGCGTCGAGGGAGAGCTCAGGATAGAACGGGAGTGGAGAACCGCCCTTCAGGAGACCTCCGTCAAGGACCGGGAAAAAATATCACAGCTTCACCAGGAACTTGATCAGTTGAAGGAGGTTGCCGAG AAATTCTTGGCGTTGCAAGAAGAACACTACGCCCTCAAGGAAATTTGTACGGAGCAGGAACGAACGCTCGAAGAACTCGGAGGACAGCTGAGCTCTGCCAAATTGGCAGCTGTAGAATTGCGGGAGGCTGCCGATAGCGTGCAACAATCGCAACAAAACGGCGCTGCTTCCTGGGCAAACGATCGTCTCGTCACACAGTGCAAAAGGTGCAATCGAGATTTTAACATCGCACGAAGAAAG catcactgccgcaactgcggtgcgaTCTTCTGCAATTCCTGTAGTGACAATACAATCGCACTGCCAAACTCCACGAAGCCTGTGCGCGTGTGCGACGAATGCCACGTTTTCTTGGTTGGCCGATATTCCGTGATGCCATAG
- the LOC107220475 gene encoding RUN and FYVE domain-containing protein 2 isoform X2, with the protein MAAETSEDLPISPSEKSLTSSIISDDNDKSVSRSPSSYSIREDRWPDLVVSRPRKLDAWWTPRHFVTKLNISYDFGRSQSNYEAKARDPVIIERSNLVNISKLIVKELIETSLKYGRMLDSDHMPLQHFFIVLEHVLRHGLRPKKGLLGPKKELWDILQLVEKYCPEAQDITSSIRDLPTVRTAMGRARAWLRMALMQKKLADYLKVLIDHKDDILSEYFEPDALMMSDEAIVVMGLLVGLNVIDCNFCVKEEDLDCQQGVIDFSLYLRSSNHIPGESPDDELENDNMTTVLDQKNYIEELNRHLNATVTNLQTKVESLTTTNALMKEDLAIAKNNILSLHDENRQLKKELGIEVKDPNENGKAPVKITETTSEIEELRSRLEVEKKQRLEAERELELQVSMKSEMEVAMKLLEKDIHEKQDTIISLRRQLDDIKSINLEMYKKLQECEGSLKHKTELISKLEAKTHSMTDTIQKMDEKCKVLEGIRSGAEERARVVGAEAAQREAWASGVEGELRIEREWRTALQETSVKDREKISQLHQELDQLKEVAEKFLALQEEHYALKEICTEQERTLEELGGQLSSAKLAAVELREAADSVQQSQQNGAASWANDRLVTQCKRCNRDFNIARRKHHCRNCGAIFCNSCSDNTIALPNSTKPVRVCDECHVFLVGRYSVMP; encoded by the exons ATGGCTGCGGAAACCAGTGAAGATTTGCCAATTTCACCGTCCGAAAAATCGTTGACGAGTAGCATTATATCTGACGATAATGACAAAAGTGTTTCGCGATCACCGTCCAGTTATTCGATTCGGGAAGACAGGTGGCCGGACCTCGTCGTCTCGAGGCCTCGGAAGTTGGACGCGTGGTGGACACCGAGGC ATTTCGtaacaaaattgaatatctCGTACGATTTTGGACGATCGCAGTCCAACTATGAGGCAAAAG CACGAGATCCAGTGATTATCGAACGAAGCAACCTAGTCAATATTTCGAAGCTGATCGTTAAGGAATTGATCGAGACGTCTCTGAAATATGGACGTATGCTGGACTCGGATCATATGCCTTTGCAgcattttttcatcgtccTCGAACACGTCCTTAGACACGGATTACGGCCTAAGAAG GGACTCCTTGGCCCGAAAAAAGAACTCTGGGACATTCTTCAACTTGTGGAAAAATACTGTCCCGAAGCACAAGATATCACCTCAAGTATCCGCGACCTACCGACCGTCAG GACAGCGATGGGCCGAGCACGAGCTTGGCTGAGGATGGCGCTGATGCAAAAAAAACTTGCGGATTACCTAAAAGTGCTAATCGATCACAAGGACGACATTCTATCTGAATACTTTGAACCGGACGCACTAATGATGAGCGACGAAGCCATTGTTGTAATGGGTTTGCTGGTTGGCCTCAATGTTATAGACTGCAACTTCTGTGTCAAG GAAGAAGACCTGGACTGCCAGCAGGGTGTAATCGACTTCTCCCTTTACCTCAGAAGCAGCAATCACATTCCAGGCGAATCACCGGACGACGAACTGGAGAACGACAATATGACCACTGTTCTAGACCAAAAGAATTACATCGAGGAGCTCAACAGGCATCTAAA TGCGACTGTAACGAATCTACAAACAAAGGTCGAATCTCTCACCACGACGAATGCCCTCATGAAGGAAGATCTGGCAATTGCGAAAAACAATATTCTCTCACTCCATGACGAGAACAGGCAACTGAAAAAAGAACTGGGCATCGAAGTCAAGGATCCAAACGAG AACGGAAAAGCACCCGTCAAAATCACAGAGACTACGTCAGAGATAGAGGAGTTGAGAAGTAGGCtagaagtggaaaaaaagcAAAGACTTGAGGCTGAAAGGGAGCTGGAATTACAG GTCAGCATGAAGTCGGAAATGGAGGTTGCCATGAAATTGTTGGAAAAAGATATCCACGAGAAACAAGACACTATAATATCTCTGAGAAGGCAGCTGGATGACATCAAATCGATCAATTTGGAGATGTACAAAAAGCTGCAG GAGTGTGAGGGCTCGCTTAAGCATAAGACAGAACTGATCAGTAAGCTGGAAGCAAAGACACATTCCATGACTGACACCATTCAGAAAATGGATGAGAA ATGCAAGGTGCTGGAGGGCATCCGTTCCGGTGCCGAGGAGCGGGCTCGAGTCGTCGGGGCGGAAGCGGCTCAACGTGAGGCTTGGGCAAGCGGCGTCGAGGGAGAGCTCAGGATAGAACGGGAGTGGAGAACCGCCCTTCAGGAGACCTCCGTCAAGGACCGGGAAAAAATATCACAGCTTCACCAGGAACTTGATCAGTTGAAGGAGGTTGCCGAG AAATTCTTGGCGTTGCAAGAAGAACACTACGCCCTCAAGGAAATTTGTACGGAGCAGGAACGAACGCTCGAAGAACTCGGAGGACAGCTGAGCTCTGCCAAATTGGCAGCTGTAGAATTGCGGGAGGCTGCCGATAGCGTGCAACAATCGCAACAAAACGGCGCTGCTTCCTGGGCAAACGATCGTCTCGTCACACAGTGCAAAAGGTGCAATCGAGATTTTAACATCGCACGAAGAAAG catcactgccgcaactgcggtgcgaTCTTCTGCAATTCCTGTAGTGACAATACAATCGCACTGCCAAACTCCACGAAGCCTGTGCGCGTGTGCGACGAATGCCACGTTTTCTTGGTTGGCCGATATTCCGTGATGCCATAG
- the LOC107220475 gene encoding RUN and FYVE domain-containing protein 2 isoform X1 → MRQESQTGVKLRPFSEHHHGGGGGGDGGVMIEQDMAGAQDTIYLCNFRVSVDGEWLCLKELQDVEFSMQDSLQRSPSPPLPLSGTNHHHERHRHQRHETPSLCDALMSSSPPLPLFSSFLSRDPVIIERSNLVNISKLIVKELIETSLKYGRMLDSDHMPLQHFFIVLEHVLRHGLRPKKGLLGPKKELWDILQLVEKYCPEAQDITSSIRDLPTVRTAMGRARAWLRMALMQKKLADYLKVLIDHKDDILSEYFEPDALMMSDEAIVVMGLLVGLNVIDCNFCVKEEDLDCQQGVIDFSLYLRSSNHIPGESPDDELENDNMTTVLDQKNYIEELNRHLNATVTNLQTKVESLTTTNALMKEDLAIAKNNILSLHDENRQLKKELGIEVKDPNENGKAPVKITETTSEIEELRSRLEVEKKQRLEAERELELQVSMKSEMEVAMKLLEKDIHEKQDTIISLRRQLDDIKSINLEMYKKLQECEGSLKHKTELISKLEAKTHSMTDTIQKMDEKCKVLEGIRSGAEERARVVGAEAAQREAWASGVEGELRIEREWRTALQETSVKDREKISQLHQELDQLKEVAEKFLALQEEHYALKEICTEQERTLEELGGQLSSAKLAAVELREAADSVQQSQQNGAASWANDRLVTQCKRCNRDFNIARRKHHCRNCGAIFCNSCSDNTIALPNSTKPVRVCDECHVFLVGRYSVMP, encoded by the exons ATGCGACAAGAATCTCAGACCGGCGTGAAGCTGCGGCCTTTCAGCGAACATCATCACgggggcggcggcggcggcgacgGCGGGGTAATGATCGAACAAGACATGGCCGGGGCCCAGGACACCATCTACCTCTGCAACTTCCGGGTATCCGTCGACGGGGAATGGCTATGCCTGAAGGAGCTTCAGGACGTCGAATTCTCGATGCAGGACTCCCTGCAGCGTTCACCGTCACCTCCGTTGCCGCTTAGCGGTACAAACCACCATCACGAACGACACCGTCACCAACGACACGAAACTCCTTCGCTTTGCGACGCACTTATGTCCAGCTCGCCACCATTGCCACTCTTCTCCAGCTTCTTGT CACGAGATCCAGTGATTATCGAACGAAGCAACCTAGTCAATATTTCGAAGCTGATCGTTAAGGAATTGATCGAGACGTCTCTGAAATATGGACGTATGCTGGACTCGGATCATATGCCTTTGCAgcattttttcatcgtccTCGAACACGTCCTTAGACACGGATTACGGCCTAAGAAG GGACTCCTTGGCCCGAAAAAAGAACTCTGGGACATTCTTCAACTTGTGGAAAAATACTGTCCCGAAGCACAAGATATCACCTCAAGTATCCGCGACCTACCGACCGTCAG GACAGCGATGGGCCGAGCACGAGCTTGGCTGAGGATGGCGCTGATGCAAAAAAAACTTGCGGATTACCTAAAAGTGCTAATCGATCACAAGGACGACATTCTATCTGAATACTTTGAACCGGACGCACTAATGATGAGCGACGAAGCCATTGTTGTAATGGGTTTGCTGGTTGGCCTCAATGTTATAGACTGCAACTTCTGTGTCAAG GAAGAAGACCTGGACTGCCAGCAGGGTGTAATCGACTTCTCCCTTTACCTCAGAAGCAGCAATCACATTCCAGGCGAATCACCGGACGACGAACTGGAGAACGACAATATGACCACTGTTCTAGACCAAAAGAATTACATCGAGGAGCTCAACAGGCATCTAAA TGCGACTGTAACGAATCTACAAACAAAGGTCGAATCTCTCACCACGACGAATGCCCTCATGAAGGAAGATCTGGCAATTGCGAAAAACAATATTCTCTCACTCCATGACGAGAACAGGCAACTGAAAAAAGAACTGGGCATCGAAGTCAAGGATCCAAACGAG AACGGAAAAGCACCCGTCAAAATCACAGAGACTACGTCAGAGATAGAGGAGTTGAGAAGTAGGCtagaagtggaaaaaaagcAAAGACTTGAGGCTGAAAGGGAGCTGGAATTACAG GTCAGCATGAAGTCGGAAATGGAGGTTGCCATGAAATTGTTGGAAAAAGATATCCACGAGAAACAAGACACTATAATATCTCTGAGAAGGCAGCTGGATGACATCAAATCGATCAATTTGGAGATGTACAAAAAGCTGCAG GAGTGTGAGGGCTCGCTTAAGCATAAGACAGAACTGATCAGTAAGCTGGAAGCAAAGACACATTCCATGACTGACACCATTCAGAAAATGGATGAGAA ATGCAAGGTGCTGGAGGGCATCCGTTCCGGTGCCGAGGAGCGGGCTCGAGTCGTCGGGGCGGAAGCGGCTCAACGTGAGGCTTGGGCAAGCGGCGTCGAGGGAGAGCTCAGGATAGAACGGGAGTGGAGAACCGCCCTTCAGGAGACCTCCGTCAAGGACCGGGAAAAAATATCACAGCTTCACCAGGAACTTGATCAGTTGAAGGAGGTTGCCGAG AAATTCTTGGCGTTGCAAGAAGAACACTACGCCCTCAAGGAAATTTGTACGGAGCAGGAACGAACGCTCGAAGAACTCGGAGGACAGCTGAGCTCTGCCAAATTGGCAGCTGTAGAATTGCGGGAGGCTGCCGATAGCGTGCAACAATCGCAACAAAACGGCGCTGCTTCCTGGGCAAACGATCGTCTCGTCACACAGTGCAAAAGGTGCAATCGAGATTTTAACATCGCACGAAGAAAG catcactgccgcaactgcggtgcgaTCTTCTGCAATTCCTGTAGTGACAATACAATCGCACTGCCAAACTCCACGAAGCCTGTGCGCGTGTGCGACGAATGCCACGTTTTCTTGGTTGGCCGATATTCCGTGATGCCATAG
- the LOC107220475 gene encoding RUN and FYVE domain-containing protein 2 isoform X3, with protein sequence MRQESQTGVKLRPFSEHHHGGGGGGDGGVMIEQDMAGAQDTIYLCNFRVSVDGEWLCLKELQDVEFSMQDSLQRSPSPPLPLSARDPVIIERSNLVNISKLIVKELIETSLKYGRMLDSDHMPLQHFFIVLEHVLRHGLRPKKGLLGPKKELWDILQLVEKYCPEAQDITSSIRDLPTVRTAMGRARAWLRMALMQKKLADYLKVLIDHKDDILSEYFEPDALMMSDEAIVVMGLLVGLNVIDCNFCVKEEDLDCQQGVIDFSLYLRSSNHIPGESPDDELENDNMTTVLDQKNYIEELNRHLNATVTNLQTKVESLTTTNALMKEDLAIAKNNILSLHDENRQLKKELGIEVKDPNENGKAPVKITETTSEIEELRSRLEVEKKQRLEAERELELQVSMKSEMEVAMKLLEKDIHEKQDTIISLRRQLDDIKSINLEMYKKLQECEGSLKHKTELISKLEAKTHSMTDTIQKMDEKCKVLEGIRSGAEERARVVGAEAAQREAWASGVEGELRIEREWRTALQETSVKDREKISQLHQELDQLKEVAEKFLALQEEHYALKEICTEQERTLEELGGQLSSAKLAAVELREAADSVQQSQQNGAASWANDRLVTQCKRCNRDFNIARRKHHCRNCGAIFCNSCSDNTIALPNSTKPVRVCDECHVFLVGRYSVMP encoded by the exons ATGCGACAAGAATCTCAGACCGGCGTGAAGCTGCGGCCTTTCAGCGAACATCATCACgggggcggcggcggcggcgacgGCGGGGTAATGATCGAACAAGACATGGCCGGGGCCCAGGACACCATCTACCTCTGCAACTTCCGGGTATCCGTCGACGGGGAATGGCTATGCCTGAAGGAGCTTCAGGACGTCGAATTCTCGATGCAGGACTCCCTGCAGCGTTCACCGTCACCTCCGTTGCCGCTTAGCG CACGAGATCCAGTGATTATCGAACGAAGCAACCTAGTCAATATTTCGAAGCTGATCGTTAAGGAATTGATCGAGACGTCTCTGAAATATGGACGTATGCTGGACTCGGATCATATGCCTTTGCAgcattttttcatcgtccTCGAACACGTCCTTAGACACGGATTACGGCCTAAGAAG GGACTCCTTGGCCCGAAAAAAGAACTCTGGGACATTCTTCAACTTGTGGAAAAATACTGTCCCGAAGCACAAGATATCACCTCAAGTATCCGCGACCTACCGACCGTCAG GACAGCGATGGGCCGAGCACGAGCTTGGCTGAGGATGGCGCTGATGCAAAAAAAACTTGCGGATTACCTAAAAGTGCTAATCGATCACAAGGACGACATTCTATCTGAATACTTTGAACCGGACGCACTAATGATGAGCGACGAAGCCATTGTTGTAATGGGTTTGCTGGTTGGCCTCAATGTTATAGACTGCAACTTCTGTGTCAAG GAAGAAGACCTGGACTGCCAGCAGGGTGTAATCGACTTCTCCCTTTACCTCAGAAGCAGCAATCACATTCCAGGCGAATCACCGGACGACGAACTGGAGAACGACAATATGACCACTGTTCTAGACCAAAAGAATTACATCGAGGAGCTCAACAGGCATCTAAA TGCGACTGTAACGAATCTACAAACAAAGGTCGAATCTCTCACCACGACGAATGCCCTCATGAAGGAAGATCTGGCAATTGCGAAAAACAATATTCTCTCACTCCATGACGAGAACAGGCAACTGAAAAAAGAACTGGGCATCGAAGTCAAGGATCCAAACGAG AACGGAAAAGCACCCGTCAAAATCACAGAGACTACGTCAGAGATAGAGGAGTTGAGAAGTAGGCtagaagtggaaaaaaagcAAAGACTTGAGGCTGAAAGGGAGCTGGAATTACAG GTCAGCATGAAGTCGGAAATGGAGGTTGCCATGAAATTGTTGGAAAAAGATATCCACGAGAAACAAGACACTATAATATCTCTGAGAAGGCAGCTGGATGACATCAAATCGATCAATTTGGAGATGTACAAAAAGCTGCAG GAGTGTGAGGGCTCGCTTAAGCATAAGACAGAACTGATCAGTAAGCTGGAAGCAAAGACACATTCCATGACTGACACCATTCAGAAAATGGATGAGAA ATGCAAGGTGCTGGAGGGCATCCGTTCCGGTGCCGAGGAGCGGGCTCGAGTCGTCGGGGCGGAAGCGGCTCAACGTGAGGCTTGGGCAAGCGGCGTCGAGGGAGAGCTCAGGATAGAACGGGAGTGGAGAACCGCCCTTCAGGAGACCTCCGTCAAGGACCGGGAAAAAATATCACAGCTTCACCAGGAACTTGATCAGTTGAAGGAGGTTGCCGAG AAATTCTTGGCGTTGCAAGAAGAACACTACGCCCTCAAGGAAATTTGTACGGAGCAGGAACGAACGCTCGAAGAACTCGGAGGACAGCTGAGCTCTGCCAAATTGGCAGCTGTAGAATTGCGGGAGGCTGCCGATAGCGTGCAACAATCGCAACAAAACGGCGCTGCTTCCTGGGCAAACGATCGTCTCGTCACACAGTGCAAAAGGTGCAATCGAGATTTTAACATCGCACGAAGAAAG catcactgccgcaactgcggtgcgaTCTTCTGCAATTCCTGTAGTGACAATACAATCGCACTGCCAAACTCCACGAAGCCTGTGCGCGTGTGCGACGAATGCCACGTTTTCTTGGTTGGCCGATATTCCGTGATGCCATAG
- the LOC107220475 gene encoding RUN and FYVE domain-containing protein 2 isoform X4: MAAETSEDLPISPSEKSLTSSIISDDNDKSVSRSPSSYSIREDRWPDLVVSRPRKLDAWWTPRPRDPVIIERSNLVNISKLIVKELIETSLKYGRMLDSDHMPLQHFFIVLEHVLRHGLRPKKGLLGPKKELWDILQLVEKYCPEAQDITSSIRDLPTVRTAMGRARAWLRMALMQKKLADYLKVLIDHKDDILSEYFEPDALMMSDEAIVVMGLLVGLNVIDCNFCVKEEDLDCQQGVIDFSLYLRSSNHIPGESPDDELENDNMTTVLDQKNYIEELNRHLNATVTNLQTKVESLTTTNALMKEDLAIAKNNILSLHDENRQLKKELGIEVKDPNENGKAPVKITETTSEIEELRSRLEVEKKQRLEAERELELQVSMKSEMEVAMKLLEKDIHEKQDTIISLRRQLDDIKSINLEMYKKLQECEGSLKHKTELISKLEAKTHSMTDTIQKMDEKCKVLEGIRSGAEERARVVGAEAAQREAWASGVEGELRIEREWRTALQETSVKDREKISQLHQELDQLKEVAEKFLALQEEHYALKEICTEQERTLEELGGQLSSAKLAAVELREAADSVQQSQQNGAASWANDRLVTQCKRCNRDFNIARRKHHCRNCGAIFCNSCSDNTIALPNSTKPVRVCDECHVFLVGRYSVMP; this comes from the exons ATGGCTGCGGAAACCAGTGAAGATTTGCCAATTTCACCGTCCGAAAAATCGTTGACGAGTAGCATTATATCTGACGATAATGACAAAAGTGTTTCGCGATCACCGTCCAGTTATTCGATTCGGGAAGACAGGTGGCCGGACCTCGTCGTCTCGAGGCCTCGGAAGTTGGACGCGTGGTGGACACCGAGGC CACGAGATCCAGTGATTATCGAACGAAGCAACCTAGTCAATATTTCGAAGCTGATCGTTAAGGAATTGATCGAGACGTCTCTGAAATATGGACGTATGCTGGACTCGGATCATATGCCTTTGCAgcattttttcatcgtccTCGAACACGTCCTTAGACACGGATTACGGCCTAAGAAG GGACTCCTTGGCCCGAAAAAAGAACTCTGGGACATTCTTCAACTTGTGGAAAAATACTGTCCCGAAGCACAAGATATCACCTCAAGTATCCGCGACCTACCGACCGTCAG GACAGCGATGGGCCGAGCACGAGCTTGGCTGAGGATGGCGCTGATGCAAAAAAAACTTGCGGATTACCTAAAAGTGCTAATCGATCACAAGGACGACATTCTATCTGAATACTTTGAACCGGACGCACTAATGATGAGCGACGAAGCCATTGTTGTAATGGGTTTGCTGGTTGGCCTCAATGTTATAGACTGCAACTTCTGTGTCAAG GAAGAAGACCTGGACTGCCAGCAGGGTGTAATCGACTTCTCCCTTTACCTCAGAAGCAGCAATCACATTCCAGGCGAATCACCGGACGACGAACTGGAGAACGACAATATGACCACTGTTCTAGACCAAAAGAATTACATCGAGGAGCTCAACAGGCATCTAAA TGCGACTGTAACGAATCTACAAACAAAGGTCGAATCTCTCACCACGACGAATGCCCTCATGAAGGAAGATCTGGCAATTGCGAAAAACAATATTCTCTCACTCCATGACGAGAACAGGCAACTGAAAAAAGAACTGGGCATCGAAGTCAAGGATCCAAACGAG AACGGAAAAGCACCCGTCAAAATCACAGAGACTACGTCAGAGATAGAGGAGTTGAGAAGTAGGCtagaagtggaaaaaaagcAAAGACTTGAGGCTGAAAGGGAGCTGGAATTACAG GTCAGCATGAAGTCGGAAATGGAGGTTGCCATGAAATTGTTGGAAAAAGATATCCACGAGAAACAAGACACTATAATATCTCTGAGAAGGCAGCTGGATGACATCAAATCGATCAATTTGGAGATGTACAAAAAGCTGCAG GAGTGTGAGGGCTCGCTTAAGCATAAGACAGAACTGATCAGTAAGCTGGAAGCAAAGACACATTCCATGACTGACACCATTCAGAAAATGGATGAGAA ATGCAAGGTGCTGGAGGGCATCCGTTCCGGTGCCGAGGAGCGGGCTCGAGTCGTCGGGGCGGAAGCGGCTCAACGTGAGGCTTGGGCAAGCGGCGTCGAGGGAGAGCTCAGGATAGAACGGGAGTGGAGAACCGCCCTTCAGGAGACCTCCGTCAAGGACCGGGAAAAAATATCACAGCTTCACCAGGAACTTGATCAGTTGAAGGAGGTTGCCGAG AAATTCTTGGCGTTGCAAGAAGAACACTACGCCCTCAAGGAAATTTGTACGGAGCAGGAACGAACGCTCGAAGAACTCGGAGGACAGCTGAGCTCTGCCAAATTGGCAGCTGTAGAATTGCGGGAGGCTGCCGATAGCGTGCAACAATCGCAACAAAACGGCGCTGCTTCCTGGGCAAACGATCGTCTCGTCACACAGTGCAAAAGGTGCAATCGAGATTTTAACATCGCACGAAGAAAG catcactgccgcaactgcggtgcgaTCTTCTGCAATTCCTGTAGTGACAATACAATCGCACTGCCAAACTCCACGAAGCCTGTGCGCGTGTGCGACGAATGCCACGTTTTCTTGGTTGGCCGATATTCCGTGATGCCATAG